CGGGTCGAACTTCATCGACACGTAGGCGTGCGGCTCGCCGCTCTTCGCCGTCTGGAAGAAATTGGTCCGCAGCGTGGCCTTGATGAGCGTCAGGAACGCCCGCAGGATGCGGTCCTCGTCCAGCGAGGCGACCTGGTCCAGGGCGCCTTCCAGCTCCTCCAGCATCGCGTCGATCAGCTCGGTGCCCGCGGCCTGGCGGCTGGGCGCCAGACGCGCCTCGAAGAGCGAGACGAGCAGCCGGGTGGTGTGGACGTTGTTGCGGAGGGTGTCCTCCATGTAGTCCTGGCTGAAGGTGGAGCCGGCCTGGCGCAGGTACTTCGCGTACGCGCGCAGCACGACGGCCTGCCGCCAGGTGAGCCCGGCGCTCAGCACCAGGGTGTTGAAGTTGTCGTTCTCCGCGTCGCCCTGCCAGACCGCCGCGAAGGCGTCCTGGAAGCGCTCGCGGGCGTCGCCGCCGATCTGGTCGGCGTGGCCCGTGGAGCCGGGCAGCCGCAGACCGAAGTCGTAGATCCAGGCGTGCGTGCGGTCGGAGCAGCGCAGCTCGTACGGGCGCTCGTCGGTGACCTCGACGCCGAGGCGCTGCAGCACGGGCAGCACGGCGGACAGGGAGACCTGCTCGCCCTGGCGGTAGATCTTGAAGCGGCGCTCGCCGGGGCCCGCGCCGACCGGCTCGTACAGCGACAGGTCGAAGTCGCTGGCGCTGGCGGTCAGCCGCTCCAGGCGGACCAGGTCGGCGACGGCGGCGCGCGGCGAGTGGTCGGCCTTGTAGCCCTCGGGGAAGGAGCCGCCGTAGCGGCGCAGCAGCTCGGCGGCGCGCTCCTCACCGCATTCGGCGGTCAGTGCCTCGCCGAAGCCGTCCGCCCAGGAGCGGGCGGCCTCGACCAGGCGGGCCTCGATGCGGTCGGCGTCGGCGTCGGTGAGCGCGGGCAGCTCGGTGCCCTGCGGGACGCGGACGACGAAGTGGATGCGGGAGAGGATCGACTCCGTGTTCCAGGCGGTGAAGTCGACGCTGGTGCCGCCCAGCTCCTCCTGGAGGATGGCGATCAGCCGGAGCCGGACGCCGGTGGTGTAGCGGTCGCGGGGCAGGTAGACCAGGGCCGAGTAGTAGCGCCCGTACTCGTCCTGGCGCAGGTACAGCCGCAGCCGGCGGCGTTCCTGGAGGTACAGGACGGAGGTGGCGATGGCGCGCAGCTGGTCGACCGGGGTCTGGAACAGCTCGTCGCGCGGGTAGGTCTCCAGGATCTGGAGCAGGTCGCGGCCGTCGTGGCTGCTCGGCGCGAAGCCGGCGCCTTCGAGGACCTCGACGACCTTGCGGCGGATCACCGGGACGCGGCGCACGGACTCGGTGTAGGCGGCCGAGGAGAACAGGCCGAGGAAGCGGCGCTCACCGATGACATTGCCCTCGGCGTCGAACTTCTTGACGCCGACGTAGTCCAGGTAGGACGGGCGGTGCACGGTGGAGCGGCTGTTGGCCTTGGTCAGCACGAGCAGCTTGTGCTCGCGCGCCTTGGCGCGGGCGTCGGCGGGCAGCCGGTTGAAGGACGGCGAGACCGGGTGGCCGTCGTCCTTGCCGCTGTGGTGCGGGTCGGAGCGCAGGATGCCGAGGCCGGTGCCGGGTACGGCGGCCAGCGCGTCCCCGTCGACCAGGTTGTACTCGCGGTAGCCGAGGAAGGTGAAGTTGTCCCCGGCGAGCCAGCGCAGCAGCTCCCGGGCCTCGTCCAGCTCGTGCTCGCGCAGGTCGGAGGCGGTGTGCTCGGAGGGCAGTTCCTCGGCGATGCGGCGGGCCGCGTCCCGCATCTTCTCCCAGTCCTCGACGGCCTCGCGGACGTCGGACAGGACGCGGAGCAGATCGGCGGTGATCTGCTTGAGGTCTTCGCGGTCGGTCTCGCGGTCGATCTCGACGTGGATCCAGGACTCGACGAGGGAGTCGTGGGGGCGCGCGGTGGCGGGGCCGTGCGCGTCACAGTCGGGACCGAGGATCTCGATCAGCTTGCCGGTGACGTCACGGCGGACGACGACCTGCGGGTGGATCACGACATGGATGCCGCGGCCCTGGCGGGACAGCTCGTTGGTGACGCTGTCGACGAGGAAGGGCATGTCATCGGTGACCACCTCGACGACCGAGTGGCTGGAGGTCCAGCCGTTCTCCTCGACCGTGGGGGTGTGGACGCGCACGCTGGCCGTGCCCTGTGGCCGGTTCTCGGCGAGCCGGTAGTGGGAGAGCGCGGCGCCGAAGACGTCGACCGGGTCACGGTCGGTGAGGTCCTCGGGTGCGGTGTGCAGGTAGTAGCGCTGGAGGTAAGAGAGCGTCGTGTCCTGGTCGGGACGCCCTCCTTGCTCGGACCCAGTCGGAAGTAGCCCCCCGGCCGGGCTGTTCTCAGCTACCCGGGCCGCCCGTGCCAGCAGCTCGGCCTTTGCTTCGTCCAGCTTGGTCTGCATGTCCTCTGCTCCTGTCGCGCGCCATTGCGTGACGTAGGTGAAGGAAGGAATGACACAGCGCCGTGAGGCGGTATGTCCGTTCGGAAAATCGACGCTATGCCGTCGTATGAGCCGGGCGGGGCGGAACGGGCCGTTCTCGGCCACGGGCCCCGGCGGCGGGGATCAGCGATGGCCCGGGCACGGAAGTGCGCCGGGCGAGTGCCGGAGGCTCCAGTGCCTCCGAGGACTATCGGGCTGATCACGGGACAAGGCTATCCCGCCCCACCCCCGGCTCGTCACGAGCCGCTTGTGTACAAATCCGGGGGTGGAACTTTGACACTAAGGACAGCGACGCGGGCCCCTGGTACGTGCGGGGGCCCTCCTCGGCGCCTTAAACGCCGTTATCCGGCCAATTCCCGAGCTGTCCGGACCGCCTCCGCCAGGGTGTCCACGACCGGGACACCGGCCGATTCCAGACTGCGGCGGCTGTGCGAACCACCCGTGTAGAGCACGGCCAGCGCGCCCACGTGGGCGGCGGCCAGGGCGTCGTCCACGGCGTCTCCGATGAGGACCGTACGGGTGGCCGTCACACCCGTCCCCTCCATGGCCGCCATATGGCGTACGAGGTGACCGGCCTTCGAGGTGTGCGAGGGCCCGACGCGCCCGTCGACGCGCAGGAAGTGGCCGTGGATCCCGTGCCGCCGGACCAGGGGCACCAGCTTCTCGTGGGGCGCCAGCGACAGCAGGGACTGGGTGAGCCCGGCCGTCCGCCAGCCGTCCAGCAGCTCCCGCGCACCCTCGGCCAGCCCGGCGTCCTCGGCCTCGGCCCAGTAGTGCCGGTGGAAGGTGTCGTCCATGACCAGCCACTCGTCGTCCGTGGGCAGCCGGCCCATCAGCCGCTCGTAGAACTTCGGTACGGGGACGACGTACAGCTCGCGGTAGCGCTCCAGCGTGATCGGCTCGAAGCCCAGCTCGGCGAACGAGGCGTTCGTCGCGGCCATGACGGCGTCGATGTCGTGGAGCAGTGTGCCGTTCCAGTCCCACACGATGTGGGCGCCAGGCGTCCCGGTCACGTCAGCAGCCCCGGGATCTCCTGCACCCCGAACCACAGCAGGTCGTGGTCCTCGGCGCCGTCCACGGTGAACTGCGCGTCGCCGTCGCCCGCGTCGGCGGCGGCCACGGCGGCCGCGGCGGCGCTCACGTCGGCCTCCGCGTCCAGCGCGTCCACGTGCACGGCGGCGGCCACGGTCAGGCGCACGGCGGCGGCCAGGGACACCTGGCCGAGGGTCGCCTCGTCCACGCCGGGGATCGCGGCGGCGGCCTTGTCGTCGACGTCGAGCGCCACCACGACCCGCTTGCGGGGGGCGGCGGCGTCCTCGGCGATCAGGCGCAGGGAGGCGATCGCGGCCCGGTTCAGGGCGGCGTACTCCAGCTCCTCGATGTCGTCCGAGACGTACCACTCGCGCAGGCCCGGCGTGACGGCGTACGCACGCAGCGGGGCGGGGCCCAGCTCGCCCGCCTTGTGCGCCTCGGCGAGCCCGGGGAGGGTCAGGGGGACGTACACACGCATGGCCGGCTGCTTTCGGTAGTCGGGAACGCCCTCAGGATACGACCGCCCGGCCCGTTCCCGGCGGCCCCTCCCGGCGGACTCCGGCCGGACTCCCCGCGGACTCCGTCCGGCGCAGGGCCCGGTCCCCTTTCGGGGTGCCGCCCGCGGCCCGCGGCGCGTCCACGGGCCACGGGGGCGCACGGCCCCGGCACGGGACCCGGCGGCGCCGCGGCGCCCCTGATAGGCGAACCCGGGCCGCGCCGGAGCCCGCCCCGCGGGCCCGTAGCGCGGCCCCGCGGGACGCCCGTAGAAGGTCACCGACACGTTACCGCCCGGTATAGCCGGGCCCGGCTACTTCGGGGACGCGCCATGACCAGCACGCGGAGCACCACCCGCCCTGCGGGACGCCACGACCAGCGCCGCCCGCCGAGCCCGCACCGCGGGGCGCGGCCGGGCCCGCACCACTGGTTCGCCCAGCGGCTGCTGGCGGTCCTCAGCGGCCAGCGGCCGGTGCACTCCCTGCTCGGGCACACCGTCGGCCCCGCGTACGAGCAGCTGGTCACCCTGACCGCCCCGGCGGGCCCCTTCCGGGATCACCTGCGCCCGGTCCTGCGCCACTGCGGCCGTTTCCACCCCGGGCCGGGCGTGATCGAGGCCTTCGCCCGCATCGCGACGGGCGACCGGGTCACCGCGATGGCGTTCCGCCTGGAACAGGGCCCCGACCTGCGCTGGCGCTGCGCGGCCGTGGAGGTCGCGGGCCCCCGCACCTGACCGGCCACCCGCCCGGGCAATCCAGCCCGCCCGGCGTTTGAGGGCCCGCCGGAGGCCCCGCGACCACCGGCCGCACCCCTGACCGCCCGGGCGCCCCCGGAAACGCGGCAGGGGCCGGACGAGCGCGCCGTAGCGCGGCCGTCCGGCCCCTGCCGGGCCCCCAAGGGGCTTGTCAGGTCACTTCTTGCGGCGACGCCCGCCGGACGCCTTCTGCGCCTTGCGGCGCTCCGCCCGGGTCATCCCGTCGCCCGAGGCCTCGGCCCCGTCGGCGTCGAAGTCGCCCTCGACCACACCGCCCTCCCCGTCCACCGTGGGAGCGGAGAAGTGCAGCCGGTCCGGCCGCTGCGGCGCGTCCAGACCCTTGGCCCGGATCTCCGGCTTCGCCGGCGACGGGCCCGCGTCCTGCACCGGAAGCTCCTCGACCTGCTGCTCGACCTGGACCTCCAGGTTGAACAGGTAGCCGACGGACTCTTCCTTGATGCCGTCCTGCATGGCGTTGAACATGTCGAAGCCCTCGCGCTGGTACTCGACCAGCGGGTCCTTCTGGGCCATCGCCCGCAGGCCGATGCCCTCCTGCAGGTAGTCCATCTCGTACAGGTGCTCGCGCCACTTGCGGTCCAGCACCGACAGCACCACGCGGCGCTCCAGCTCGCGCATGACGTCGGAGCCGAGCTGCGCCTCGCGCGCCTCGTACTGCTCGTGGATGTCGTCCTTGACGGACTCCGCGATGAACTCGGCGGTGATCCCGGCGCGGTCGCCCGCGGCCTCTTCCAGCTCCTCGGTGGTGACCTTCACCGGGTAGAGCTGCTTGAAGGCGCCCCACAGGCGCTCCAGGTCCCACTCCTCGGCGAAGCCCTCGACCGTCTCGGCCGTGATGTAGGCGTCGATGGTGTCGTCCATCATGTGCCGGATCTGCTCCTGGAGGTCCTCGCCCTCCAGGACCCGGCGGCGCTCGCGGTAGATGACCTCGCGCTGGTTGTTGAGGACCTCGTCGTACTTCAGGACGTTCTTGCGCGTCTCGAAGTTCTGGGTCTCGACCTGCGACTGCGCGGACGCGATCGCCCGGGTCACCATCTTGTTCTCGATCGGCACGTCGTCCGGCACGTTCGCCATCGCCATGACGCGCTCGACCATCTGCGCCTTGAACAGGCGCATCAGGTCGTCGCCCAGCGACAGGTAGAAGCGGGACTCGCCCGGGTCGCCCTGACGGCCGGAACGGCCGCGCAGCTGGTTGTCGATGCGGCGCGACTCGTGCCGCTCGGTGCCCAGCACGTAGAGCCCGCCCAGCTCCTTGACCTCTTCGAACTCGGCCTTGACGGCCGCCTCGGCCTTGGTGAGCGCCGAGGGCAGGGCGTGCGCCCACTCCTCGATGTGCTCCTCCGGGTCCAGGCCCTGCTGGCGCAGCTCGGCCTCGGCGAGGTCGTCCGGGTTGCCGCCGAGCTTGA
This is a stretch of genomic DNA from Streptomyces sp. NBC_00536. It encodes these proteins:
- a CDS encoding DUF6912 family protein; translation: MRVYVPLTLPGLAEAHKAGELGPAPLRAYAVTPGLREWYVSDDIEELEYAALNRAAIASLRLIAEDAAAPRKRVVVALDVDDKAAAAIPGVDEATLGQVSLAAAVRLTVAAAVHVDALDAEADVSAAAAAVAAADAGDGDAQFTVDGAEDHDLLWFGVQEIPGLLT
- a CDS encoding HAD family hydrolase, whose amino-acid sequence is MTGTPGAHIVWDWNGTLLHDIDAVMAATNASFAELGFEPITLERYRELYVVPVPKFYERLMGRLPTDDEWLVMDDTFHRHYWAEAEDAGLAEGARELLDGWRTAGLTQSLLSLAPHEKLVPLVRRHGIHGHFLRVDGRVGPSHTSKAGHLVRHMAAMEGTGVTATRTVLIGDAVDDALAAAHVGALAVLYTGGSHSRRSLESAGVPVVDTLAEAVRTARELAG
- a CDS encoding Rv3235 family protein, producing the protein MTSTRSTTRPAGRHDQRRPPSPHRGARPGPHHWFAQRLLAVLSGQRPVHSLLGHTVGPAYEQLVTLTAPAGPFRDHLRPVLRHCGRFHPGPGVIEAFARIATGDRVTAMAFRLEQGPDLRWRCAAVEVAGPRT